A single Sporosarcina sp. FSL W8-0480 DNA region contains:
- a CDS encoding nuclear transport factor 2 family protein, with protein MKKNVLIYTILALVLILAACSKKENSTGGSVSDGETVGGFGSIDHGVDENKVGFNMLGGSIEEAANVPSAEKELIIKSFDTYMHAFNNQDIDEYMGVLSKNPKSFTIDEERVYIEGVFKEYALSREANDVTVVKYDEDANEAQVFANLSTSMKQKSTGLETKRNGRQVTVFAKEDGEWKVTSVYYMEDQK; from the coding sequence ATGAAGAAAAATGTATTGATTTACACGATTTTAGCGCTTGTTCTTATTTTAGCTGCATGTTCCAAGAAGGAAAATTCTACAGGTGGTTCTGTCAGTGATGGTGAAACGGTTGGCGGTTTCGGTTCGATTGATCATGGGGTAGATGAGAATAAGGTTGGTTTTAATATGTTGGGCGGGTCGATTGAAGAGGCTGCGAATGTTCCTTCTGCGGAGAAGGAGCTTATTATAAAGTCGTTTGATACGTATATGCATGCGTTTAATAATCAGGATATTGATGAGTATATGGGAGTTCTTTCTAAGAATCCTAAGAGTTTTACGATTGATGAAGAGCGGGTTTATATTGAGGGTGTTTTTAAGGAGTATGCGTTGAGCCGTGAAGCGAATGATGTGACGGTTGTTAAGTATGATGAGGATGCGAATGAGGCTCAGGTTTTTGCGAATTTGTCTACTTCGATGAAGCAGAAGTCGACGGGTCTTGAGACGAAGCGTAATGGTCGTCAGGTGACTGTTTTCGCGAAAGAGGATGGGGAATGGAAGGTTACTTCGGTTTATTATATGGAGGATCAGAAGTAG
- a CDS encoding response regulator transcription factor: protein MTKILIVDDHQLFREGVKRILDFEDSFEVVGEGDDGSEVVELYRRFEPDVVLMDINMPGMNGVEATEKVKNEFPDAKIIILSIHDDESYVSHALKSGALGYMLKEMDADAIVQAIKVVATGGSYLHPKVTRNLVAEYRRLSEREHKGYFHQNDIRRPLHLLTRRECEVLQLLTDGQSNRTIGETLFISEKTVKNHVSSILQKMAVNDRTQAVVTAIKNGWVEVK, encoded by the coding sequence ATGACCAAAATATTAATTGTGGATGACCATCAGCTTTTCCGTGAAGGTGTGAAGCGTATTCTCGATTTCGAAGACTCATTCGAAGTAGTGGGAGAAGGGGACGATGGATCTGAAGTAGTTGAACTTTACAGACGCTTTGAACCAGACGTCGTATTAATGGATATCAACATGCCGGGAATGAATGGCGTAGAGGCAACAGAAAAGGTTAAAAATGAATTCCCGGATGCGAAAATCATCATTCTCTCCATCCATGACGATGAATCATATGTATCGCATGCGTTGAAGTCAGGCGCGCTTGGCTATATGTTGAAAGAAATGGACGCTGACGCTATCGTACAGGCAATCAAGGTCGTAGCTACCGGGGGTTCATACCTGCATCCAAAAGTGACTCGCAATCTTGTTGCGGAATACCGTCGACTCAGCGAACGTGAACATAAAGGATACTTCCATCAAAACGACATTCGCCGTCCGCTTCATTTATTAACAAGACGTGAATGTGAAGTATTACAGTTGTTGACGGATGGACAAAGCAACCGTACAATCGGAGAAACGCTTTTCATTTCCGAAAAAACAGTTAAAAACCATGTATCCAGCATTCTACAAAAGATGGCTGTCAACGACCGTACTCAGGCAGTTGTCACTGCAATAAAGAACGGCTGGGTTGAAGTTAAGTAG
- a CDS encoding YigZ family protein, producing MRADYKTVKLSGESEIVIQKSRFLTYVRRVETEEEALDFIQEIKKMHHTATHNCSAYIIGEHDQIQKANDDGEPSGTAGFPMLEVLKKQGLKDTAVVVTRYFGGIKLGGGGLIRAYGRATTEGIAATGVVERKLHNLMKVAIDYTWLGKVENEVRQSPYPLKEILYEEDVSLLLYVPTDSSNEFIDWITELTNGQADISTVSNTFLEFEV from the coding sequence ATGAGAGCGGATTACAAAACAGTCAAATTGTCTGGCGAAAGTGAAATCGTCATACAAAAATCCAGATTCCTCACATATGTCAGACGGGTTGAGACGGAAGAGGAAGCGTTGGATTTCATCCAAGAGATCAAAAAGATGCACCATACAGCGACACACAATTGTTCAGCCTATATTATCGGGGAGCACGACCAGATACAAAAAGCGAATGATGATGGAGAACCTTCCGGAACAGCTGGTTTTCCAATGCTTGAAGTCCTAAAAAAACAGGGATTAAAAGATACTGCGGTAGTAGTGACCCGCTATTTTGGCGGTATTAAATTAGGAGGCGGCGGGCTGATCCGGGCTTATGGACGGGCGACAACCGAAGGAATAGCCGCAACCGGTGTAGTTGAGCGAAAGCTGCATAATTTAATGAAAGTAGCCATTGATTATACTTGGCTTGGAAAAGTTGAGAATGAAGTTAGGCAATCTCCTTATCCATTAAAAGAGATCCTTTATGAAGAAGACGTCAGCTTGCTGCTTTACGTACCAACTGATAGTTCCAATGAATTTATTGATTGGATTACAGAATTGACTAACGGCCAAGCCGATATATCCACCGTTTCTAATACTTTCCTTGAATTTGAAGTTTGA
- the secA2 gene encoding accessory Sec system translocase SecA2, with protein MLSFFKRSNQTSERQLRKYRKVVQHINNLESKYESFTDEELANMTTVFKEQLGNGETVHDILPEAFAVVREASKRILDMRHFDVQLIGGMVLAEGNIAEMPTGEGKTLVASLPSYLRALEGKGVHVITVNDYLAKRDFDQIGQIHRFLGLTVGLNVPMMQPDEKQDAYLADITYGVGTEFGFDYLRDNMARHTADKVQRPYHFAIIDEVDSVLIDEAKTPLIVAGKMQADADLHFIAARLAKRFKKGVDFEFDDETKATSLTEEGIEKVEKAFGIDNLYDLEHQTLYHYMIQAVRAFVIFKRDVDYIVKDEKVELVDMFTGRIMEGRTLSDGLHQAIEAKEGLPITDENKAQAQITIQNYFRMYPTLSGMTGTAKTQEKEFREVYNMEVIQIPTNRPRARIDSPDKVYQTIEQKYEAVAKEVAKRHEKGQPVLVGTTSILQSEKVANYLDRLNLNYNLLNAKSVEQEVDLISQAGQYGHITVATNMAGRGTDIMLGEGVEEIGGLFVLGTEKHESRRIDNQLRGRSGRQGDHGESQFFISLEDEMFTRFAKDDLEKFNKKVKTDEDGLVQNADVNELTERTQRIVEGAHFSMREYNLKLDDVINDQRGVLYSLRDKVLEQEDLFSQLKTMVSEAVEFVVYDSCPENETADNYDFERIERTMNSLLLEPLTLPHNVEKPSDILKLYKEPIDELFAYVDSFADNEEVVNLIPQVMLSHIDSMWVKHLEVMTRLKEGIGLRSYGQEDPMRIYQREGLQLFAKHYQKLRRSIASEVIGFMKLISKQQEADES; from the coding sequence ATGTTATCATTTTTTAAGCGTTCAAACCAAACAAGTGAAAGGCAGCTTCGCAAATACCGCAAAGTTGTTCAACACATAAATAATTTAGAATCAAAATACGAGAGCTTCACTGACGAAGAACTTGCAAATATGACAACAGTATTTAAAGAACAGCTCGGAAACGGTGAGACAGTCCATGATATCCTTCCGGAGGCATTCGCCGTTGTTCGCGAAGCATCGAAACGAATCTTGGATATGCGCCACTTCGATGTGCAACTAATCGGCGGAATGGTATTAGCAGAAGGAAATATAGCGGAAATGCCGACCGGTGAAGGAAAGACGCTTGTCGCTTCCCTTCCTTCCTATTTAAGAGCCCTTGAAGGTAAAGGTGTCCACGTTATTACCGTCAACGACTACCTTGCAAAACGGGATTTCGATCAAATCGGTCAAATCCATCGCTTCCTTGGACTGACTGTCGGTTTAAATGTTCCGATGATGCAACCCGATGAAAAGCAGGATGCCTATTTGGCCGATATTACATACGGAGTCGGCACTGAGTTTGGATTCGACTATCTTCGGGATAATATGGCGCGCCATACAGCGGATAAAGTTCAGCGTCCATACCATTTTGCGATTATCGATGAAGTCGACAGCGTCCTGATTGACGAAGCGAAAACTCCTTTGATTGTCGCCGGTAAAATGCAGGCAGATGCGGATCTTCATTTTATCGCTGCAAGACTTGCTAAACGTTTCAAAAAAGGTGTGGATTTTGAGTTCGATGATGAAACAAAAGCGACTTCATTGACTGAGGAAGGCATCGAGAAGGTCGAAAAGGCGTTTGGCATCGATAATCTATATGATCTGGAACACCAGACACTTTACCACTATATGATCCAAGCTGTTCGCGCATTTGTCATATTCAAACGCGATGTCGATTATATCGTGAAAGATGAAAAAGTAGAGCTTGTCGACATGTTCACAGGCCGTATCATGGAAGGTAGGACGTTATCCGACGGGCTTCACCAGGCGATTGAAGCAAAAGAAGGCCTACCAATCACCGATGAAAATAAGGCACAAGCCCAGATTACGATTCAGAACTATTTCCGGATGTACCCGACCCTTAGCGGGATGACAGGAACTGCGAAGACACAAGAAAAGGAATTCCGTGAAGTTTATAATATGGAAGTTATTCAAATTCCGACGAATCGTCCCCGTGCCCGTATTGATTCACCAGATAAGGTATACCAAACAATCGAGCAGAAATACGAAGCTGTTGCAAAAGAAGTCGCCAAGCGACATGAAAAAGGACAACCCGTTCTTGTTGGAACAACGTCTATTTTGCAATCGGAAAAAGTGGCCAATTACTTGGATCGCTTGAATCTTAACTATAACCTTTTGAACGCCAAGAGCGTAGAGCAGGAAGTCGACCTTATTTCACAAGCGGGGCAATACGGTCATATTACGGTCGCTACGAACATGGCAGGACGAGGAACGGACATTATGCTTGGTGAAGGCGTTGAAGAAATCGGCGGACTTTTCGTCTTGGGGACGGAAAAGCATGAAAGCCGTCGAATTGACAACCAATTACGCGGTCGTTCCGGTCGACAAGGAGACCACGGTGAAAGCCAGTTCTTCATTTCACTTGAAGATGAAATGTTTACTCGTTTCGCAAAAGATGATTTGGAGAAATTTAATAAAAAAGTGAAAACCGATGAAGACGGTCTCGTTCAAAATGCCGATGTGAATGAATTGACAGAGCGCACGCAACGAATTGTCGAGGGTGCCCACTTCTCCATGCGCGAATACAATTTGAAGTTAGATGATGTCATTAATGACCAACGCGGTGTTCTTTACTCATTACGGGATAAGGTTCTTGAACAAGAAGACCTGTTCAGCCAGTTAAAAACAATGGTGTCTGAAGCGGTGGAATTTGTCGTTTATGACAGTTGCCCTGAAAATGAAACGGCCGACAACTATGATTTCGAAAGAATCGAACGGACGATGAACAGTCTTTTACTGGAGCCTCTTACGTTACCGCATAATGTGGAAAAGCCGTCTGATATCCTGAAATTATACAAAGAGCCGATTGACGAACTGTTCGCCTATGTCGATTCTTTCGCTGATAATGAGGAAGTCGTCAACCTCATCCCTCAAGTCATGTTGAGCCATATCGATAGTATGTGGGTGAAACATCTTGAAGTGATGACCCGTCTTAAGGAAGGAATCGGTTTACGATCTTACGGGCAAGAAGATCCAATGCGAATTTATCAGCGTGAAGGCCTGCAACTATTCGCCAAACATTACCAAAAGTTGCGCCGCAGTATCGCATCAGAGGTAATCGGATTTATGAAGCTTATTTCAAAACAACAGGAGGCCGATGAATCATGA
- a CDS encoding LCP family protein — protein sequence MKRKEFKKMKKATSKTRIAVKIGLLVSLTALLVVASYALSLRQKAEQAVENAFEAVPTTSKSDLRGSGKVEPAKDNVSILLIGVDETDVRHEARGRSDALLVATFNVEEKSVKLLSIPRDSYVYIPKVKYKDRINHAHAFGGTHAAIETVEELLDIPIDYYVKMNFNAFIEVVDALGGIEVEVPYNRLEKDENDKNTIQLVKGVHTLDGRHALALARTRKLDSDLERGKRQQMILQAIIKEMASVKSIGKYGDVIEAVGDNMKTDMTFNEMTSFWEYAKGGMPKIDTINLKGTDDYSRGPYYYQLDQADLENVRQLLQAHLGLIPDSSNLTDGSSSDVFGATDETADGSEDIK from the coding sequence ATGAAAAGAAAAGAATTTAAAAAAATGAAGAAAGCGACGTCTAAAACTCGTATCGCCGTCAAAATCGGCCTATTGGTGTCGCTAACTGCATTGCTTGTAGTGGCTTCCTACGCGCTTTCTTTGCGTCAGAAGGCTGAACAAGCTGTCGAAAATGCATTTGAGGCGGTTCCTACTACATCGAAATCCGATTTAAGGGGCAGTGGCAAGGTCGAACCGGCGAAGGATAATGTATCCATCTTACTGATCGGTGTAGATGAAACTGACGTACGGCACGAAGCACGTGGCCGCTCCGACGCCCTACTTGTCGCAACTTTCAACGTGGAAGAAAAGTCCGTAAAGTTGTTAAGCATCCCACGGGATTCATATGTGTATATCCCAAAGGTCAAATATAAAGACCGGATCAACCATGCTCACGCTTTCGGAGGAACCCATGCAGCAATCGAGACAGTCGAGGAATTGTTGGACATTCCAATCGATTATTATGTGAAGATGAATTTCAATGCGTTTATCGAAGTTGTCGATGCTTTAGGCGGTATTGAAGTCGAAGTACCGTATAACAGACTGGAAAAAGACGAGAATGATAAAAATACGATTCAATTAGTCAAAGGCGTGCATACGCTTGATGGCCGACACGCCCTTGCATTGGCGCGTACCCGTAAGCTTGATAGCGACCTTGAGCGCGGAAAGCGACAACAAATGATCTTGCAAGCAATCATTAAAGAAATGGCTTCAGTGAAATCAATCGGAAAATACGGCGATGTCATCGAAGCTGTCGGTGATAATATGAAAACCGACATGACGTTTAATGAAATGACATCATTCTGGGAATATGCAAAAGGCGGCATGCCAAAAATCGATACGATCAACCTAAAAGGTACTGATGACTATTCAAGAGGTCCATATTATTACCAATTGGATCAAGCCGACCTCGAGAATGTAAGGCAATTATTGCAAGCCCATCTTGGACTCATCCCGGATTCTTCAAATTTGACCGATGGCAGCAGTTCAGACGTTTTCGGAGCAACAGATGAAACCGCTGATGGCAGTGAAGATATAAAATGA
- a CDS encoding MraY family glycosyltransferase: protein MLFLAMAAAFVASIILTPLVIKFAFRIGAVDHPNYRKVHATVMPRIGGVAIFGAFAVGYLLLRPEDEHAIGILVGALIIIITGFLDDMLEITAKAKLIGQLAAAIVVVAWGGLQIEFINLPFFGPFDFGYLSIPITIIWIVGITNAINLIDGLDGLAAGVSTIALISITVMAVIMGDMFVVATAAILAASSLGFLFYNFHPAKIFMGDTGALFLGYMIAVLALLGFKNVAVVSLVIPIIMLGVPISDTFFAIVRRVRMKQPISAPDKSHLHHCLLRAGFSHRQTVLIIYGLAILFGVAAVLFSQATVWGAIVLIAVMLLAIELFVEAIGLAGTNYRPLLNLVRMIGK from the coding sequence ATGTTATTCCTTGCAATGGCTGCTGCATTCGTAGCTTCCATCATACTAACTCCACTTGTCATAAAGTTTGCATTCCGAATCGGGGCAGTCGATCATCCCAATTATAGGAAAGTGCATGCAACCGTCATGCCGCGTATCGGCGGAGTGGCAATCTTTGGCGCTTTCGCTGTCGGCTATTTATTATTACGCCCTGAAGATGAACATGCAATTGGAATTCTTGTTGGAGCACTAATCATTATAATAACTGGATTTTTGGATGATATGCTTGAAATCACCGCTAAGGCTAAGTTAATCGGCCAATTGGCTGCTGCGATTGTAGTTGTAGCGTGGGGCGGTTTACAAATCGAATTCATTAACTTACCATTTTTCGGTCCTTTTGATTTTGGATACTTAAGTATTCCAATTACGATCATTTGGATCGTTGGCATAACGAACGCTATTAATCTAATTGACGGCTTGGATGGTCTTGCTGCCGGCGTTTCTACAATCGCTCTTATTTCCATCACTGTGATGGCTGTAATTATGGGAGACATGTTTGTTGTGGCAACTGCAGCAATTTTGGCTGCAAGTTCACTCGGCTTTTTATTCTATAATTTCCACCCAGCGAAAATTTTCATGGGGGATACAGGGGCATTATTCCTTGGTTATATGATTGCTGTATTGGCATTATTAGGGTTTAAGAACGTCGCGGTCGTATCGTTGGTCATCCCGATCATCATGTTAGGTGTACCGATTTCGGATACATTCTTTGCAATTGTTCGTCGGGTAAGGATGAAACAACCGATTTCAGCACCCGATAAATCACATTTACACCATTGTCTGTTGAGAGCAGGATTCTCCCACAGACAGACAGTCCTTATCATTTATGGACTTGCGATTCTTTTCGGTGTCGCGGCTGTACTTTTCTCACAGGCAACTGTCTGGGGTGCAATCGTACTTATCGCCGTCATGCTTCTTGCAATTGAGCTTTTCGTCGAAGCGATTGGCCTGGCCGGAACAAATTATCGTCCATTATTGAACCTTGTTCGTATGATTGGAAAATAA
- a CDS encoding C40 family peptidase: MRILTRMQKPFAVFALSLLLLVAPFIGQAEASSIDSAAISQTATSLKGIRYVYGGTSKAGFDCSGYVQFVFKQHGINLSRSSSGLYATGTKVAKSDLVVGDLVFFNTTGKGVSHVGIYIGDGKFAHASSSRGVRVDKLNDPAYWGKRYIGAKRITGVSDVASK; this comes from the coding sequence ATGAGAATCTTAACACGCATGCAAAAGCCTTTTGCTGTTTTTGCATTGTCTTTACTATTACTCGTCGCACCTTTCATCGGTCAAGCTGAAGCATCATCAATTGATTCAGCTGCAATTTCACAAACAGCTACAAGTCTTAAAGGGATCAGATATGTATACGGGGGGACTTCAAAAGCCGGATTTGATTGCTCAGGCTATGTTCAGTTCGTATTTAAGCAACATGGGATTAATCTATCCCGTTCGTCTTCAGGACTATATGCAACTGGGACAAAAGTTGCTAAAAGTGATCTTGTTGTAGGCGATTTGGTTTTCTTTAACACGACTGGCAAGGGAGTATCCCATGTTGGTATCTATATCGGCGATGGAAAGTTTGCGCATGCATCATCTTCAAGAGGCGTTCGTGTCGATAAATTGAATGATCCAGCTTATTGGGGCAAGCGATACATCGGCGCTAAGCGAATCACTGGCGTATCAGATGTCGCGTCAAAATAA
- a CDS encoding sensor histidine kinase: MAENTMDIQRLESIFDNMVNVMDKSKNDIFSISEQSRQTFQEMQTEIALIKEEISRVIDEGDNLEDLTRHSRRRLADVSKNFMNYTEEEVRKAYETANDLLVRLSINRMEEKQLRSRRDDLDRRIAALLETIDKADHLVNQVTVVISYLTSDLKKVGQALETARKKQEFAIQIIQAQEEERKRLSRDIHDGPAQMLANVLLRSGLIEKTFMERGTGEAISELHSLKEMVRKALLEVRRIIYDLRPMALDDLGLIPTLRKYSQTTMEYEKGTTIHFMNNGSERRLEPNFEVSTFRLVQECITNALKHGKSRDVWVKIEWLRDTMNIVVKDNGKGFDVNQSKEKSFGIIGMRERIELLKGEMKIISSVGNGTTVLFRIPLQENIIVEKGIGRE; the protein is encoded by the coding sequence TTGGCAGAAAATACCATGGATATCCAACGTTTGGAAAGTATCTTCGATAATATGGTTAATGTGATGGATAAATCCAAAAATGATATTTTCTCTATTAGCGAGCAAAGCCGCCAAACCTTCCAGGAAATGCAGACCGAAATTGCACTTATTAAAGAAGAGATTTCCCGGGTAATCGATGAAGGTGATAATTTAGAAGATTTGACGCGTCATTCTCGAAGAAGGCTTGCGGATGTATCGAAGAATTTTATGAATTACACCGAAGAAGAAGTGCGAAAGGCTTATGAGACTGCAAATGATCTGCTTGTTAGGTTATCTATCAACCGGATGGAGGAAAAGCAATTACGTTCACGCCGGGATGATCTTGATCGGCGAATAGCAGCTCTATTAGAGACAATCGATAAAGCGGATCACCTTGTGAATCAGGTAACGGTAGTCATTTCGTATTTGACTTCCGACTTGAAAAAGGTTGGTCAAGCGTTGGAAACGGCACGAAAGAAACAGGAGTTCGCTATTCAGATCATTCAAGCCCAAGAGGAGGAACGAAAACGCCTCTCCCGGGATATTCACGATGGACCAGCCCAAATGCTTGCCAATGTTCTGCTTCGTTCTGGACTTATTGAAAAGACCTTTATGGAAAGAGGGACTGGTGAGGCAATATCGGAGCTTCACTCATTAAAAGAAATGGTTAGAAAGGCCCTTCTTGAAGTGCGGCGTATTATTTATGACCTACGTCCCATGGCGCTCGATGATTTGGGATTAATACCGACACTGCGAAAGTATTCCCAAACAACGATGGAGTATGAGAAAGGCACTACAATTCACTTCATGAATAATGGCAGCGAGCGACGGTTGGAGCCGAATTTCGAAGTATCGACTTTCCGACTTGTTCAAGAATGCATTACCAATGCCCTTAAACATGGTAAATCAAGGGATGTATGGGTGAAAATTGAATGGCTTCGTGATACAATGAACATTGTAGTGAAAGATAATGGAAAAGGCTTTGACGTTAATCAATCTAAAGAGAAATCATTCGGTATTATTGGAATGCGAGAGCGCATTGAATTGCTGAAAGGCGAGATGAAGATCATTTCAAGCGTCGGCAATGGTACGACAGTGTTATTCCGTATTCCGTTACAGGAAAATATAATTGTTGAAAAGGGTATTGGGAGGGAATGA
- a CDS encoding accessory Sec system S-layer assembly protein, with amino-acid sequence MKLFSMFKKTEKTGADSTVDSGEILENAVQSDETDDVETQLSFHPEWVLSQEQEYVFRFLSNELEPLKPNQISLAGVDIDVEKAIDSWLVKAFFRSSLDQAISMGPVELLLLDDKGDVIASQEFDLSELGEIPARSARPWVFVFTKQNTFLEEPPKENWKLAFNVQSMVPHKLELEQAWEDGLSAEQKDALEKVVERMPKLKPREVNFAGFQVKKQDEGSIAVSLFIRNGHSKQISIEKLPLELLDANGDLVARGSFNLAPLEVKANTSKPWTFIYPKEMVQKEDPDFTKWVIRVPQQ; translated from the coding sequence ATGAAACTTTTTTCCATGTTCAAGAAAACTGAAAAGACGGGAGCAGACAGCACTGTCGATTCAGGGGAAATTTTAGAGAACGCTGTCCAATCTGATGAAACGGATGATGTCGAAACGCAATTATCATTTCATCCGGAATGGGTTTTATCACAAGAGCAGGAATACGTATTCCGATTCCTGTCCAATGAACTTGAACCATTAAAACCAAACCAAATTTCCCTCGCTGGAGTCGATATCGACGTCGAAAAAGCGATCGACAGCTGGTTAGTCAAAGCATTTTTCAGATCATCACTGGATCAGGCAATTTCAATGGGACCTGTCGAATTGCTATTACTTGATGATAAAGGCGACGTGATTGCTTCCCAGGAATTCGATTTAAGTGAATTAGGAGAAATCCCGGCGCGCAGTGCTCGACCTTGGGTATTCGTTTTCACGAAACAAAATACATTCTTAGAAGAACCACCAAAGGAAAATTGGAAGCTTGCTTTCAACGTACAATCTATGGTGCCGCATAAGCTTGAGCTTGAACAAGCATGGGAAGACGGACTTTCGGCTGAACAGAAAGACGCACTTGAAAAAGTCGTTGAACGTATGCCGAAGTTAAAACCTCGTGAAGTGAACTTTGCAGGTTTCCAAGTGAAGAAACAGGATGAAGGCAGCATCGCAGTCTCCCTCTTCATCCGAAACGGTCATTCGAAGCAAATCAGCATCGAAAAGCTACCACTCGAGCTATTGGATGCAAATGGCGACCTCGTAGCACGCGGCTCATTCAATCTTGCTCCACTCGAAGTGAAAGCAAATACTTCAAAACCATGGACATTCATCTATCCGAAGGAAATGGTTCAAAAAGAAGATCCAGATTTCACAAAATGGGTCATTCGCGTACCACAGCAATAA
- a CDS encoding glucosamine-6-phosphate deaminase, with translation MVNYKLIQVENPEKGADQFFQLIKEELENDRLHVLGLATGSTMIPVYKKLTESELDFSNVTTFNLDEYVGLKAESPNSYAYFMNDHLFSKKEFKETNIPNGMAENLEEECKRYEEALQKAGLDIQLLGVGENGHIAFNEPGTPADSVTHVAELTDSTLGVNSQYFENDEKIPNTALTMGIASILSAKKLVLLAFGEKKRPAITKFLEGKVDPDWTITYLHDHKDVTIITDLTI, from the coding sequence ATGGTAAATTACAAACTTATTCAAGTTGAAAATCCTGAAAAGGGTGCGGATCAATTTTTTCAGTTGATAAAAGAAGAACTTGAAAACGATCGACTTCATGTCCTTGGTTTAGCGACAGGAAGCACGATGATCCCTGTATATAAAAAGTTGACCGAATCCGAATTGGATTTTTCAAATGTAACGACGTTTAACTTGGATGAATATGTTGGCCTCAAAGCCGAAAGTCCGAATAGCTATGCATATTTCATGAACGATCATTTATTCAGCAAAAAAGAATTTAAGGAAACGAATATTCCTAATGGGATGGCGGAAAACCTTGAGGAAGAATGCAAGCGATATGAAGAAGCCTTACAAAAAGCCGGTCTTGACATTCAATTATTGGGTGTAGGGGAAAATGGTCATATTGCATTCAATGAACCAGGAACTCCTGCTGATTCTGTCACTCATGTAGCGGAATTGACTGACTCTACATTAGGCGTCAATAGCCAATACTTCGAAAACGATGAAAAGATCCCGAACACTGCATTGACAATGGGGATTGCATCGATTTTAAGTGCAAAGAAATTAGTGCTACTTGCATTCGGTGAGAAGAAGCGGCCGGCAATTACGAAGTTCCTTGAAGGCAAAGTTGACCCGGACTGGACAATTACTTACTTACATGATCATAAAGATGTTACGATTATTACAGATTTGACTATCTAA